The genomic region GCCCAGGTTGGCGTTGGCCTCGTCGACGTACGCCTGGACCGTCTTGCCGTCCACGATCTCGGACGCGAGCAGCGCGTCGAGGTCGGCCGGGGAGGTCTTGGTGACGTGCTCGGCGATCGTGTTGGCGACGGCCTGGAACTTCTCGCCCTTGGCGACGAAGTCCGTCTCGCACTTCAGCTCGACCAGGACACCGGAGGAGTTGTCGTCGGCGATGATGGAGACCACGGCGCCGTTCTCGGCGGAGCGGCCCTCGCGCTTGGCGACGCCCTTCTGGCCCTTGATGCGCAGCGCTTCGACGGCCTTGTCGACGTTGCCGTCGGCCTCGTCCAGCGCCTTCTTGCAGTCCATCATGCCGGCGCCGGTGAGCTCGCGGAGCTTCTTGACGTCAGCGGCGGTGTAGTTCGCCATGATCTGTGAATCTCTTCTCGGAGTTCGAAGTCTCGAAGTCGGCGTCCGCCGCTGATCGGGCGGGCGTCCACCGAAGATCTACGGGTCTGGGGGTGAACGGCGGGCGGCGCGTTCGGCGCCGCCCGCTGTCACTCAACCGTGACGCTGGTTCGTCAGGCCTGCTCGGCGTCGGCCGGCTTCTCGGCCTCGGCAGCGGCGACCTCGGCAACGGGGGCCTCGGGCGCGGGGGCCTCGGTGGCGGCCGGAGCCTCGGTCTCGGCGGCAGCCGGGACCTCGGCCTCGGGGGCGGCGGCCTCGGCGGCGGGCGCCTCGACAGCGGCCTCGTCGGCCTTCTTCTCGCCACCTTCGAGCAGGTCGCGCTCCCAGGCGGCGAGCGGCTCGCCCGCGGCCTTGTCACCCTCGGCCTTACCGGCACCGGAGCGGGCGATGAGGCCCTCGGCGACGGCGTCGGCGATCACGCGGGTGAGCAGGGTGACGGAGCGGATCGCGTCGTCGTTGCCCGGGATCTTGTAGTCGACCTCGTCGGGGTCGCAGTTGGTGTCGAGGATGGCGACGACCGGGATGTTGAGCTTCCGGGCCTCGCCGACCGCGATGTGCTCCTTCTTGGTGTCCACGATCCAGACGGCGCTGGGCACCTTCTGCATCTCGCGGATACCGCCGAGGGTCTTCTCCAGCTTGGCCTTCTCGCGCGAGAGCACGAGAAGCTCCTTCTTGGTGAGACCCGAGGCCGCGACGTCCTCGAAGTCGATCTGCTCAAGCTCCTTGAGGCGCTGCAGACGCTTGTAGACGGTGGAGAAGTTGGTGAGCATGCCG from Streptomyces sp. NBC_00878 harbors:
- the rpsB gene encoding 30S ribosomal protein S2, coding for MAVVTMRELLESGVHFGHQTRRWNPKMKRFIFTERNGIYIIDLLQSLSYIDRAYEFVKETVAHGGTVMFVGTKKQAQEAIAEQATRVGMPYVNQRWLGGMLTNFSTVYKRLQRLKELEQIDFEDVAASGLTKKELLVLSREKAKLEKTLGGIREMQKVPSAVWIVDTKKEHIAVGEARKLNIPVVAILDTNCDPDEVDYKIPGNDDAIRSVTLLTRVIADAVAEGLIARSGAGKAEGDKAAGEPLAAWERDLLEGGEKKADEAAVEAPAAEAAAPEAEVPAAAETEAPAATEAPAPEAPVAEVAAAEAEKPADAEQA